In one window of Saprospiraceae bacterium DNA:
- a CDS encoding PDZ domain-containing protein — translation MRKWIFGLLMIAVSSTCILAQSEAETSKKSKVIVKKITVENVNGVETTKETTDTINLAELNELKTEGFEWNFKDLETIDVENLKSGDQKIKMMVRKHGDSPSNEKEVHVFRINPEHHALLEEEMKSASPNKAVLGVQLENVDGLNGAQVIEVFEGSAAEKIGLKEGDIILAVAGKETKDVEAVIQALSSKKPGDKVKLSYLRETKVKSAQAVLQERKEEVLSSRICKPSKTCKVFCCKPEDYKKCFENKIMKIEDGDGQKRIRIFKKGGEGQSEIMEIENIAGEKQETKTETEQISEEQSLNVEVLTGSPNPNNGQMKIHFEGKKEPTTIEVLDLSGKEVFKEKIDQFEGSYDKEIQIENATGTFILKVTQGKKVLTQKIIVK, via the coding sequence ATGAGAAAATGGATATTTGGTCTTTTAATGATTGCAGTTTCTTCAACGTGTATCCTTGCACAGAGCGAAGCTGAAACCTCCAAGAAAAGTAAAGTGATCGTTAAAAAAATCACTGTTGAAAATGTAAACGGAGTTGAAACTACGAAAGAAACCACCGACACAATCAATTTAGCTGAACTGAATGAATTGAAAACAGAAGGTTTTGAATGGAATTTCAAAGACCTTGAAACCATCGACGTCGAAAACTTGAAAAGTGGCGATCAAAAAATTAAAATGATGGTTCGCAAACATGGCGATTCTCCATCCAATGAGAAAGAAGTGCATGTTTTCAGAATAAATCCCGAGCACCATGCATTGTTGGAAGAGGAAATGAAATCTGCTTCTCCAAATAAAGCTGTTTTAGGTGTGCAGCTTGAAAACGTAGATGGATTGAATGGAGCACAGGTCATTGAAGTATTTGAAGGATCTGCTGCCGAGAAAATCGGATTGAAGGAAGGCGACATCATCCTGGCTGTTGCCGGTAAAGAAACCAAAGATGTCGAGGCTGTCATTCAAGCCCTTTCTTCAAAAAAACCCGGCGACAAAGTAAAGTTGAGTTATCTCCGCGAAACGAAAGTTAAATCTGCTCAGGCAGTTTTACAGGAAAGAAAAGAAGAGGTTCTTTCCAGCAGAATCTGTAAACCCAGTAAAACCTGCAAGGTATTTTGCTGCAAGCCGGAAGATTATAAAAAATGTTTCGAAAACAAAATTATGAAAATTGAAGATGGCGATGGTCAAAAGAGAATCCGCATTTTCAAGAAGGGTGGAGAAGGCCAATCAGAAATCATGGAAATTGAAAATATCGCAGGCGAAAAACAAGAAACCAAAACAGAGACAGAGCAAATCAGCGAAGAACAATCGTTAAATGTGGAAGTTTTAACTGGAAGTCCTAACCCAAACAATGGCCAGATGAAAATTCACTTTGAAGGAAAAAAAGAACCGACCACTATCGAAGTTCTCGATTTAAGTGGTAAGGAAGTATTTAAAGAAAAAATAGATCAGTTTGAAGGATCATATGATAAAGAAATTCAAATTGAAAATGCCACGGGTACCTTTATTCTCAAAGTAACTCAGGGCAAAAAAGTTTTGACCCAAAAAATAATTGTGAAGTAA
- a CDS encoding ribonuclease HII has protein sequence MLTYYKNILYEAGCDEAGRGCLAGPVYAAAVMLDPEHPIDGLNDSKKLSKTARQKLRKEIEEKAACWAVVAMDAGEIDRINILKASLSAMAQAVLRLSQTPVFVLVDGHMNIPGLPLEQQCFVKGDARFQSIAAASILAKTHRDAYMESIHHLFPVYGWNQNKGYPTELHRKAIVQFGLSDFHRKSFTFKHAQLNLFDESVETI, from the coding sequence TTGCTAACATATTATAAAAATATTTTATATGAAGCCGGATGCGATGAAGCGGGGAGAGGCTGTTTGGCCGGGCCGGTTTATGCGGCAGCGGTAATGCTGGACCCCGAGCACCCCATTGACGGATTAAACGACAGCAAAAAATTAAGTAAAACCGCACGCCAAAAACTCCGGAAAGAAATTGAAGAAAAGGCCGCATGTTGGGCTGTTGTGGCCATGGATGCCGGAGAAATAGACCGCATCAATATTTTGAAGGCTTCTTTGAGTGCTATGGCTCAGGCTGTGTTAAGACTCAGCCAAACTCCGGTATTTGTCCTGGTCGACGGGCATATGAATATTCCGGGACTCCCTCTCGAACAACAATGCTTCGTAAAGGGCGATGCCCGGTTTCAGAGTATCGCTGCCGCATCCATTTTAGCCAAGACCCACAGGGATGCTTATATGGAAAGCATACACCATCTATTTCCTGTTTATGGCTGGAATCAAAACAAAGGATATCCAACCGAATTGCATCGGAAAGCCATCGTTCAATTCGGATTGAGTGATTTTCACCGCAAGAGCTTTACTTTTAAGCATGCACAACTAAATTTATTTGATGAATCTGTCGAGACGATATAA
- a CDS encoding glycosyltransferase family 39 protein produces the protein MVDFKKGGYPFVLFLLLAILLRVFSFSPLVIDHDESTYLVIADALLQGKIYLQDVIDTKPIGIFGIYAAMLKLFGKTIWATRLMACIFIAATAFMLSRIQMKQLQNKTASIFTGVVYIFMVSLFSRWGISPNTEIYFNFFNCAAIFLLLYHNTWLSAISAGVFIGLAFHTKYVAAADAAALFCFLIIRSFQEKSVIKLIKEKLLYAAFGFLIVTLTVVYYFLQNNAWDAFTYYTFRVTGNYSSSTSLSDSLRFLADYFLRFLPVTVIIFLVARSNEFQKHASRLFLYFWLILDLLIIIIPGKYFEHYFIQLMPVSSLLAGMIFLTRYGQAFSHHIKLPLFKTSTALLIALILFFHHKSFVQKPELLKDITSFMQKEVKSNERIYTANANHILYFLLNKESPTPYIHSSLLWNDKHRKTLQLDGILEIDKIREKNPDYILWSLSDQNQEMQSRLFENYAVVREFNGKLVLYRRQF, from the coding sequence ATGGTTGATTTCAAAAAAGGTGGTTATCCGTTTGTGTTGTTTCTCTTGCTGGCCATTCTATTGCGGGTATTTAGTTTTTCGCCTTTAGTGATCGATCACGATGAATCGACGTATCTGGTGATTGCAGATGCTTTGCTCCAAGGGAAAATTTATCTTCAGGATGTAATTGATACCAAACCCATTGGGATTTTTGGGATCTATGCCGCCATGCTAAAATTATTTGGAAAAACGATATGGGCAACCAGATTGATGGCTTGTATATTTATCGCAGCGACTGCATTCATGTTGAGCCGGATTCAAATGAAACAACTTCAAAACAAAACTGCATCCATCTTCACAGGAGTAGTTTATATTTTCATGGTTTCTTTGTTTAGCAGATGGGGAATTAGTCCCAATACGGAAATCTATTTTAATTTTTTTAATTGCGCTGCTATCTTTCTTTTACTTTATCATAATACCTGGCTATCTGCTATCAGCGCAGGTGTCTTCATCGGGTTGGCCTTTCATACCAAATATGTTGCGGCGGCTGATGCTGCTGCGCTATTCTGCTTTTTAATTATTCGTTCCTTTCAGGAAAAGTCCGTTATCAAATTAATAAAAGAAAAATTATTATATGCGGCGTTTGGCTTTTTAATCGTTACTTTAACCGTTGTCTATTACTTCTTGCAAAACAATGCCTGGGATGCTTTTACGTATTATACATTCCGGGTGACTGGGAATTACTCTTCTTCAACGAGCCTTTCGGATTCTTTGCGTTTCCTCGCTGATTATTTTTTGCGTTTCCTTCCCGTTACTGTAATCATTTTTTTAGTGGCCCGTTCGAATGAGTTTCAAAAACATGCTTCCAGATTGTTTTTGTATTTCTGGTTGATTTTAGATCTGCTAATCATAATAATTCCCGGGAAGTATTTTGAACATTATTTTATACAATTAATGCCTGTAAGTAGCCTGCTGGCCGGAATGATTTTTTTAACCAGATATGGACAAGCTTTTAGCCATCATATAAAATTGCCGTTGTTTAAAACATCAACTGCTTTACTCATTGCGCTCATTTTGTTTTTTCATCATAAAAGTTTTGTTCAAAAACCAGAACTACTCAAGGATATCACCAGTTTCATGCAAAAGGAAGTCAAATCCAATGAACGGATCTATACGGCAAATGCAAATCACATTCTCTATTTCCTGTTAAATAAAGAAAGTCCGACTCCATACATTCATTCGAGTCTGCTTTGGAATGACAAGCATCGGAAAACTTTGCAATTGGATGGCATTCTTGAAATTGATAAAATTCGAGAAAAGAATCCCGATTATATTTTGTGGAGCTTATCCGATCAAAATCAAGAAATGCAAAGTCGGTTGTTTGAAAACTATGCGGTTGTCCGAGAATTCAATGGAAAATTAGTTTTGTATAGAAGACAGTTCTGA
- a CDS encoding lysophospholipid acyltransferase family protein: MNDFNKHSNTPIKYAPVYLISCLPLRLLQVISEILYSLLFFLSSYRKNVVKNNLKAAFPEKNEVELKIISRDFYRHFSELIVETLKAATLSASGMKKRFVLENPELIHKLFNSGKSVSIYAAHLGNWEWYAAFPLQLNLPVYGLYLPLSNAYFDGLIASIRRRFGLYCVPAAKAYKFLLDRWKSGEVNVSLFIGDQSPPGPDNCYWTYFLNQKTAFIHGTEAIARKNSNAVVFPWIYKSSFANYRVRFELLWDGEEMLSDHEITERYARCLEKAIQSDPRLWLWSHRRWKHKRTDADPEQGQV; the protein is encoded by the coding sequence TTGAATGATTTCAATAAGCATAGCAACACCCCGATCAAATATGCTCCTGTTTATTTGATTTCCTGTCTGCCACTGCGGTTGCTGCAAGTTATTTCTGAAATCTTGTACAGCCTGCTATTTTTCTTATCCAGCTATAGAAAAAATGTAGTAAAAAATAATTTAAAAGCTGCATTTCCTGAGAAAAATGAAGTGGAGTTAAAAATAATATCCAGGGATTTTTACCGGCATTTTTCTGAATTGATTGTGGAAACCCTAAAAGCGGCCACATTATCGGCAAGCGGAATGAAAAAGCGGTTTGTGCTTGAAAATCCCGAGCTTATTCACAAGCTGTTTAATTCAGGTAAAAGCGTCAGCATCTACGCAGCTCATCTGGGCAATTGGGAATGGTATGCTGCGTTTCCACTTCAACTGAATCTTCCGGTTTATGGTTTATACCTCCCTCTGAGCAATGCGTATTTCGACGGATTGATCGCTTCCATTCGCAGGCGATTTGGTCTCTATTGCGTGCCTGCTGCTAAAGCTTATAAGTTTTTATTAGATCGTTGGAAGTCGGGGGAAGTCAATGTTAGCCTCTTTATAGGCGACCAAAGTCCGCCTGGTCCTGATAATTGCTACTGGACCTATTTTCTCAATCAAAAAACTGCTTTCATTCATGGCACAGAAGCCATTGCCCGTAAAAACAGCAATGCGGTGGTTTTTCCCTGGATATATAAAAGCAGCTTTGCTAATTACAGAGTGCGTTTTGAATTGCTCTGGGACGGGGAAGAGATGTTGTCAGACCACGAAATCACCGAACGATATGCCCGTTGCCTGGAAAAAGCGATCCAGTCCGATCCCCGGCTCTGGTTGTGGTCGCACCGGCGTTGGAAACACAAAAGGACCGATGCTGATCCTGAACAAGGACAGGTATGA
- a CDS encoding immune inhibitor A: MRCWLIPVLILFFIDFNSPAAQTKWQAATVLLEGKPLSTLLATGVAFDHGHYHPGESFSGDFTEQELEKIRQAGFRIEKKHYHSLQSRNAPNQCGDPEEKEPEYILPTNYPYGSMNGYPTLREIYESLELMEALYPNLITVRQIIGDFRTFEGNRIYYVKISDNPYMDEAEPEVLYTALHHAREPAGMSQMLYFMWYLLENYNRDASVRTLVNERELFFIPCVNPDGYLYNEETEPTGGGFWRKNRNPNLDDIGTDLNRNYGYGWAYNNSGSSPSGTSDVFRGDVAFSEVETQAVKFFCENRDISIALNYHSHGNLLIIPWGYLNQPTEDSLLYYEMAKDMTRYNKFQVGTSNETLNYSVNGVSDDWMYGERSSKKKILAFTPEVGYAFWPNRIDIYAINHSAQYMNFMAAWNAGSAAHVHETSSVSVSGDTAYLQLEVSRTGIQQNTITLELTASIPEITFLENDIQFQIGPGETIKKQIAYVFSSKPKKGDSIDFQVRLTTGSFTESISKKKIYIGNSNWSENFEDLNRWYHRGDQGWLLTTETFYTAPYSLTDSPNAPMDPNILKIQQYTNTIDLSNANYAFLRFKGKWQMDNETDFAQIKVSDNGQHFEALCGYYTVNGTLSQAFDEPVYCGVQNDWVTEWIDLSAYLGKQIQLQCYMSSGQNLDLNDGIYLDDFEIYTDIATKGEELEGNWNSMIYPQPNRGIFTLQIDSDLDLATTKFIMTGNSGISTELHPTSDKAQLRFQISDFNAGIYILSVIPKKGVPRQHKIVIH; the protein is encoded by the coding sequence ATGCGTTGTTGGTTAATCCCTGTCCTGATCCTGTTTTTTATTGATTTTAATTCTCCTGCAGCCCAAACCAAGTGGCAGGCTGCTACGGTTTTACTCGAAGGTAAACCCTTAAGCACTCTTCTGGCTACAGGAGTTGCTTTTGATCACGGTCACTACCACCCGGGCGAATCGTTTAGCGGCGATTTTACCGAACAGGAACTTGAAAAAATCCGTCAGGCAGGTTTCCGGATTGAAAAAAAGCATTACCACAGCCTGCAATCGCGCAATGCTCCCAATCAGTGTGGGGATCCGGAAGAAAAAGAACCGGAATACATCCTGCCTACGAATTATCCATATGGCTCTATGAACGGGTATCCAACCCTCCGCGAAATTTACGAATCACTCGAACTGATGGAGGCTCTTTATCCCAATCTCATAACCGTCCGTCAAATCATAGGCGATTTCAGGACGTTTGAAGGAAACAGGATTTATTACGTTAAAATTTCCGACAATCCTTATATGGACGAAGCGGAACCCGAAGTCCTGTACACGGCCCTGCACCATGCCCGTGAACCGGCCGGAATGAGCCAGATGCTCTATTTCATGTGGTATTTGCTCGAAAATTACAACCGCGATGCGTCTGTGAGAACGCTGGTCAACGAACGCGAGCTGTTTTTTATACCTTGCGTGAATCCCGATGGTTATCTGTACAACGAAGAAACAGAACCAACTGGTGGGGGGTTCTGGAGAAAAAATCGAAATCCCAATCTCGACGATATAGGTACCGACCTCAACCGGAACTATGGTTATGGTTGGGCTTACAACAACTCGGGCTCGAGCCCTTCAGGTACCTCCGATGTTTTCAGGGGCGATGTTGCTTTTTCTGAGGTAGAAACACAGGCCGTCAAGTTTTTCTGCGAAAATCGGGATATTTCTATAGCTTTAAATTACCACAGTCACGGCAATCTGCTCATCATTCCCTGGGGTTACCTCAACCAGCCTACTGAAGATTCACTGCTCTATTACGAGATGGCAAAGGACATGACGCGGTACAATAAATTTCAGGTAGGCACTTCCAACGAAACACTTAATTATTCGGTAAATGGTGTATCCGATGACTGGATGTATGGAGAGCGCAGTTCAAAAAAGAAAATATTAGCGTTCACGCCTGAAGTGGGTTACGCATTCTGGCCTAACAGAATAGATATATATGCCATCAATCATTCGGCGCAATACATGAATTTCATGGCAGCCTGGAATGCCGGTAGCGCAGCACATGTACACGAAACCAGTTCTGTTTCCGTATCTGGAGATACCGCCTATTTGCAACTGGAAGTCAGTCGCACCGGGATCCAACAAAACACCATCACTTTGGAATTGACGGCTTCAATTCCGGAGATCACATTTTTAGAAAACGATATTCAATTTCAAATCGGACCTGGCGAAACGATCAAAAAGCAAATCGCTTACGTTTTTAGTTCAAAACCCAAAAAAGGAGATTCAATCGATTTTCAGGTTAGACTGACCACCGGTTCTTTTACTGAATCCATTTCCAAAAAGAAAATTTATATCGGCAATTCAAATTGGTCTGAAAATTTTGAAGATTTAAACCGCTGGTACCATAGAGGCGATCAGGGTTGGTTGCTTACTACCGAAACTTTCTACACGGCTCCATATTCGCTGACGGATAGTCCGAATGCGCCGATGGATCCCAATATTCTAAAAATCCAGCAATACACAAATACCATTGATCTATCCAATGCCAATTATGCTTTTCTGAGATTTAAAGGGAAATGGCAAATGGATAATGAAACTGATTTTGCTCAGATCAAAGTATCCGACAATGGTCAGCATTTTGAAGCTTTATGCGGTTATTATACCGTCAATGGAACTTTGTCACAGGCATTCGACGAACCCGTATATTGCGGCGTTCAAAATGATTGGGTAACAGAATGGATCGATCTGAGTGCCTATCTTGGAAAACAAATCCAGTTGCAATGTTATATGTCCTCCGGTCAGAATCTCGACCTCAACGATGGAATTTATCTGGATGATTTCGAAATTTATACGGACATCGCAACAAAAGGAGAAGAGCTTGAAGGAAATTGGAATTCTATGATTTACCCACAGCCAAACCGGGGTATATTTACTTTACAAATCGACAGCGATTTGGATTTAGCGACCACTAAATTTATCATGACAGGTAATTCCGGAATCAGTACAGAACTGCATCCCACTTCAGATAAAGCTCAATTAAGATTTCAAATTTCTGATTTCAATGCTGGAATCTATATTTTGTCTGTAATCCCAAAGAAAGGTGTGCCCAGGCAGCACAAGATCGTAATACACTGA
- a CDS encoding calcium/sodium antiporter: protein MITYLLFIVGIIFLLKGGDMLVDGSSSIAKNKNISPIVIGLTIVAFGTSAPELVVNLIAASGGNTEIAIGNVLGSNIANILLILGIAASIYPISAKKNTVLKEIPFSLLAAVLVAVTANDIWIDGQSDSAISRIDGIVYLLFFTIFLYYIFGITESEKDILETETPGFSNYRSIVYVVLGIAGMFFGGKWVVDGAVKMAEAFQVSQSLIGLTVVAISTSLPELATSTIAAYKRQTDIAIGNVVGSNIFNVFWILGLSSLFKPLPFKATDNPDILVTIFSSLLLLWFMFTGKKHTLERWQGYMLVLLYVAYLIFTIATKSS from the coding sequence ATGATTACTTACTTACTTTTCATTGTTGGTATTATCTTTTTACTCAAAGGCGGCGATATGCTGGTCGACGGATCATCATCCATCGCTAAAAATAAAAATATATCACCCATTGTCATAGGTTTGACTATCGTGGCTTTCGGAACTTCGGCACCCGAATTGGTAGTGAATCTGATCGCAGCATCGGGAGGCAATACAGAAATCGCTATTGGAAATGTGCTGGGCAGCAACATTGCCAACATTTTATTGATCCTGGGCATTGCTGCGAGTATATACCCGATCTCTGCAAAAAAAAATACCGTCCTGAAAGAAATTCCTTTTAGTTTACTGGCTGCAGTTTTGGTAGCCGTTACTGCAAATGATATATGGATAGACGGCCAATCGGATTCTGCTATTAGCCGTATTGATGGAATTGTTTATCTTTTGTTTTTTACAATTTTCTTGTATTATATTTTTGGAATTACAGAATCCGAAAAAGATATTTTAGAAACGGAAACTCCGGGATTCAGTAACTATAGATCAATTGTCTATGTTGTTTTAGGAATTGCAGGAATGTTCTTCGGCGGGAAATGGGTCGTTGATGGGGCAGTTAAAATGGCTGAAGCGTTCCAGGTGAGTCAAAGTCTGATTGGTTTGACTGTTGTGGCGATTAGTACATCATTACCGGAATTGGCTACATCAACGATTGCAGCTTATAAAAGGCAAACCGATATTGCTATTGGGAATGTAGTGGGATCCAATATTTTTAATGTATTCTGGATTTTGGGATTGAGTTCGCTTTTCAAACCATTGCCATTTAAAGCGACAGACAACCCGGATATATTGGTTACTATTTTTTCAAGCCTATTATTGCTGTGGTTTATGTTTACTGGCAAAAAACATACGCTGGAGCGTTGGCAGGGGTATATGTTGGTCCTATTATATGTTGCTTATCTGATATTTACCATAGCAACCAAGTCATCCTGA
- a CDS encoding RDD family protein translates to MTSNILLARIIASIADLLLIIVYAFILFGISKIFIADNPDEELLNPIFAQIIGFLTLTLPVFLFSCIAELSEWKATPGKKLCKLVVISESPDRKQSIFIRNLLKYLPWELAHTGVHGLMYHHRIGETTPAWVWFFLIMPQILVFIYFLSLILNKGQQSMYDKIAGIHIESKA, encoded by the coding sequence ATGACTTCAAATATTCTCTTAGCCCGGATTATTGCCAGTATTGCAGATCTGCTCCTCATTATCGTTTATGCATTTATTCTATTTGGAATAAGTAAAATTTTCATTGCCGATAATCCTGATGAAGAGTTATTAAATCCAATCTTCGCACAAATAATCGGATTTTTAACGCTTACCCTGCCCGTATTTTTATTTTCCTGCATAGCGGAACTTAGTGAATGGAAAGCAACTCCAGGCAAAAAATTATGCAAACTCGTAGTTATTTCTGAATCACCGGACAGAAAACAATCTATTTTTATAAGGAATTTACTTAAGTATCTGCCATGGGAGTTGGCTCATACAGGAGTACATGGATTGATGTACCACCATCGAATTGGAGAAACCACGCCTGCCTGGGTCTGGTTTTTTCTTATTATGCCCCAAATTTTGGTGTTCATCTATTTTCTCAGCCTGATCCTGAATAAAGGACAGCAAAGTATGTACGATAAAATTGCGGGAATTCACATTGAATCAAAAGCATAA
- a CDS encoding M48 family metalloprotease, protein MNSLTKFQPNFLQESIVYTLIDSIWQAAFIVIALWIANRIFKPGPQIKYLSSLMGLFSVVVLGLGNFLFLILGEKDGSSIFIGQIANGWDASIIFWVFTAWMIGTVIFSIRFLLSHLFLKKLIHQSQHVIQPTWLDRFDRIKEHYNIQKNILLMHSDRISSAFLTGVVKPIIVIPTAWVNGLQPKEIECILAHEISHICSKDHWINFFVQLTELLFYFNPAVQMLISHIKLDRELLADAHANEYVKAPIIYAKLILKAEEQKGLIPLFSIPFFKQKNQLRRRIESVLNIQSVHTSRESRISLFATLGCLLFLGLNPELNLKTTGKMELIPLYNISYKAEPNPISIPSEEKDLIRHTSMVPKVKVVNKSGRSTVAEVSKTAQHKVIKKEPVKKKPEVVVQNVQRVSTSEDSKKSGHAIIIYTPNEIRLDSLSMIEGDGAWIISKQGMSYQPRSSKSLIIYKTGVVKTDTSEKTLPDTSQEAERGTQTN, encoded by the coding sequence ATGAACTCCCTTACTAAGTTCCAGCCAAACTTCCTCCAGGAATCCATCGTATATACTCTGATTGATTCTATCTGGCAGGCCGCTTTTATCGTCATTGCTCTTTGGATCGCCAACCGCATTTTTAAACCGGGACCCCAAATTAAATACCTTAGTTCCCTGATGGGACTCTTCAGTGTAGTTGTATTAGGACTTGGGAATTTCCTGTTTTTGATCCTGGGCGAAAAAGATGGTTCATCAATTTTTATTGGTCAAATCGCTAATGGATGGGATGCATCCATAATCTTTTGGGTATTTACCGCTTGGATGATTGGTACTGTGATTTTTTCTATCCGATTTTTACTCAGCCATTTGTTTCTTAAAAAACTCATACATCAATCTCAACACGTTATACAACCGACATGGCTGGATCGCTTTGATCGCATAAAAGAGCATTATAATATTCAAAAAAATATTCTGCTGATGCATAGCGACCGGATCAGCTCTGCTTTTTTAACCGGAGTGGTCAAACCGATCATTGTGATTCCTACGGCCTGGGTCAACGGACTTCAGCCCAAAGAAATTGAATGCATACTCGCACATGAAATTTCGCATATCTGCAGTAAAGATCATTGGATTAATTTCTTTGTGCAGCTTACCGAATTGTTGTTTTATTTCAATCCGGCGGTACAGATGCTCATTAGTCATATTAAACTAGACAGGGAACTGCTTGCCGATGCTCACGCTAATGAATATGTGAAGGCTCCAATCATTTATGCCAAACTGATCCTGAAAGCTGAAGAACAAAAAGGACTCATCCCTCTTTTCAGTATTCCATTTTTCAAGCAAAAAAATCAACTGAGAAGAAGGATTGAATCCGTATTAAACATACAATCGGTACATACCAGCAGAGAAAGCAGGATCAGTCTGTTTGCAACCCTTGGTTGTTTGTTGTTCCTGGGCTTGAATCCGGAGTTAAACTTAAAAACTACTGGTAAAATGGAATTGATTCCGTTATACAATATTTCATACAAAGCTGAACCCAACCCGATTTCCATTCCAAGTGAAGAAAAGGATTTGATCAGGCATACTTCTATGGTTCCAAAAGTTAAAGTTGTAAATAAATCAGGTAGAAGTACTGTTGCTGAAGTTTCTAAAACAGCCCAACACAAAGTCATAAAGAAGGAACCCGTTAAGAAAAAACCTGAAGTTGTTGTACAAAACGTTCAACGCGTTTCTACTTCTGAAGACTCCAAGAAATCGGGACACGCGATCATCATTTATACGCCCAATGAAATAAGACTTGATTCTTTGTCGATGATCGAGGGAGATGGCGCCTGGATCATTTCCAAACAGGGGATGAGTTATCAACCCAGATCCAGTAAAAGTTTGATTATTTACAAAACCGGCGTTGTAAAAACCGATACATCCGAAAAAACTTTACCGGACACTTCTCAGGAAGCTGAAAGAGGAACACAAACTAATTAA
- a CDS encoding BlaI/MecI/CopY family transcriptional regulator — protein MSKPDFKPTEGELEILQILWKQGPCSVKQVNAVMNEKKEVGYTTSLKMLQIMFEKSLVERELSGKIHLYNAAIKEHHVKKNFLKNMIDQVFEGSPMEMVVQTLGNYKASPEEIRDLKKLIKDMENKAKA, from the coding sequence ATGTCTAAACCAGATTTTAAACCCACAGAAGGAGAACTGGAAATCCTCCAGATCCTGTGGAAACAGGGGCCTTGTTCGGTAAAACAGGTCAATGCCGTGATGAATGAAAAAAAGGAGGTTGGTTATACCACCAGCCTGAAAATGCTTCAGATCATGTTTGAAAAATCATTGGTAGAAAGGGAGTTGTCCGGCAAAATACACCTTTATAATGCTGCCATAAAGGAGCATCATGTAAAGAAAAATTTTTTAAAGAACATGATAGATCAGGTTTTTGAGGGTTCGCCGATGGAGATGGTCGTTCAGACTTTGGGAAATTACAAAGCCAGCCCTGAAGAAATCCGGGATCTCAAAAAGCTTATTAAAGATATGGAAAATAAAGCTAAAGCATGA
- a CDS encoding DUF1801 domain-containing protein, whose translation MKANGKTVNEILLNVPEERFEAFNKLHEVILKNLPKGFEAGISYGGLGYVVPHSIYPAGYHCKPSEPLPFAGLASQKDSINFYHMGIYSDPELLNWFVTEYPKHSKQKLDMGKSCIRFKKLDEIPYKLIGQLMKKMSAKQWIELYESKFKQKTRKK comes from the coding sequence ATGAAAGCCAATGGAAAAACTGTAAATGAGATTCTGCTCAACGTACCTGAGGAGCGTTTCGAAGCATTTAATAAATTGCACGAAGTGATTTTAAAAAACCTGCCCAAAGGATTTGAGGCTGGTATCAGCTATGGTGGATTAGGTTATGTCGTTCCACATTCTATATATCCCGCAGGTTACCATTGCAAACCCAGCGAGCCCCTGCCTTTTGCAGGACTTGCTTCGCAAAAAGACTCCATCAACTTTTACCACATGGGAATTTACTCGGATCCTGAATTATTGAACTGGTTTGTGACTGAGTACCCCAAACACAGCAAACAAAAACTGGATATGGGAAAAAGTTGTATCCGTTTTAAAAAGCTGGATGAAATTCCCTATAAACTGATCGGGCAATTGATGAAAAAGATGAGTGCTAAACAATGGATTGAATTGTATGAAAGTAAATTTAAACAGAAAACCAGGAAAAAGTAA